One Senegalimassilia faecalis genomic window, ACGGGCGCTTCTCCGGCGCCTCGAAGGGCCCCTGCGTTGGCCACATCAGCCCTGAAGCCGCATCGGGCGGCCCCATCGCGCTGATTGAAGACGGCGACCAGATCACGGTCGACATCGAAGGCGGCGCCATCACGCTGCACGTCAGCGACGAAGAGCTGGCCGCACGCCGCGCCACGTTCGTCCCGCCAGCGCCCAAGCACAACCACGGCGTGCTGGCCAAGTACGCCAAGCTGGTTTCCTCCGCAGACAAGGGAGCGTATGTGTCATGAGTGAACCCAAAAACGACAAGCACACCTCTACCGCCGGCGAGCCGCGCGGCCTTGGCAGCCACACCGCCAAGCAGGGCACCGAGATGATCGGCGCCCAGGCCGTCGTGGCATCGCTTGAAGCCGAAGGCGTCGACCTCATCTTCGGTTACCCCGGCGGTCAGGCCATCAAAATCTACGACGCGCTGTACGACAGCAAGCAGCTGCACCATGTGCTCGCTCGTCACGAGCAGGGTGCCGTGCACGAGGCCGACGGCTATGCGCGCGCCACGGGCAACGTCGGCGTCGTCATCGTCACGTCCGGCCCCGGCGCCACGAACACCGTCACCGGCATCGCCACGGCTTACATGGACTCCGTGCCGCTCGTGGTCATCACCGGCCAGGTGCCGCGCGGCGTCATCGGCACGGACAGCTTCCAGGAATCCGACATCGTCGGCATCACCATGCCGGTGGTGAAGCACTCGTTCCTGCTGCAGTCCACCGACGAACTCACCACCACGTTCCGCGAGGCGTTCCACATCGCCGCCTCCGGCCGTCCCGGCCCCGTGCTCATCGACATCCCCTCCGACATCCTGTCCGAGAAGATGATCTTCAACTATCCCGACAAGGTGAACCTGCCGTCGTATCGTCCCACGTACCGCGGCAACGCCAAGCAAATCCGCGCGGCCGTGCAGCGCATCGCCCGCGCCGAGCGCCCCGTGCTCTACGTCGGCGGCGGCGTCATCAGCTCGAACGCCACCGACGAGCTCGTGGAGCTGGCCAACTCGCTTCAGCTGCCCGTCGTCACCACGCTCATGGGCAAAGGCGCGTTCCCGGCATCGAGCCCGCTGAATTTCGGCCCGGTGGGCATGCACGGCTCGAAGTACGCCAACCTTGCCATGACGGAATCCGATCTCATCATCGCCTGCGGCGCGCGCTTCTCCGACCGCGTCACCGGCAAGCTGTCCGAGTTCGCGCCGCACGCCGATGTCATCCACATCGACATCGACCCGGCCGAGATCGGCAAGATCCGCGAGGTGCAGATCCCCATCGTCGGCGACCTCAAGGGCGTGCTTTCCGGCATCAACGAGGCCGTGAAGAAGTCGGGCGCCACGCCCATCACCGGCCCGTGGCTCGAGCAGATCGCCGAATGGCGCCAGCGCTTCCCGTTCTATCACAGCGACATCGCCGAGGTTCCCGGCAAGATCGTGCCCGAACTGGTCATGCAGAAGCTCTCGCGCAAGCTCGACCCGGAAAAGTCCGTCGTCGTCACCGAGGTAGGCCAGCACCAGATGTGGGCTGCCCAGTTCATCGACCGCGAGCGCCCGCGCACGTTCTTGTCTTCCGGCGGCCTTGGCACCATGGGATTTGGCTTCCCGGCTGCCATCGGCGCGGCGTTCGGCTGCCCCGACAAGCAGGTCGTCTGCATCGCCGGAGACGGTTCGTTCCA contains:
- the ilvB gene encoding biosynthetic-type acetolactate synthase large subunit, whose product is MSEPKNDKHTSTAGEPRGLGSHTAKQGTEMIGAQAVVASLEAEGVDLIFGYPGGQAIKIYDALYDSKQLHHVLARHEQGAVHEADGYARATGNVGVVIVTSGPGATNTVTGIATAYMDSVPLVVITGQVPRGVIGTDSFQESDIVGITMPVVKHSFLLQSTDELTTTFREAFHIAASGRPGPVLIDIPSDILSEKMIFNYPDKVNLPSYRPTYRGNAKQIRAAVQRIARAERPVLYVGGGVISSNATDELVELANSLQLPVVTTLMGKGAFPASSPLNFGPVGMHGSKYANLAMTESDLIIACGARFSDRVTGKLSEFAPHADVIHIDIDPAEIGKIREVQIPIVGDLKGVLSGINEAVKKSGATPITGPWLEQIAEWRQRFPFYHSDIAEVPGKIVPELVMQKLSRKLDPEKSVVVTEVGQHQMWAAQFIDRERPRTFLSSGGLGTMGFGFPAAIGAAFGCPDKQVVCIAGDGSFQMNSQEMATAAINGVPVKVLILDNRALGMVHQWQKLFYHERYSFTELSANPDFCKLADAYSWASRRIEKPEELDAALDEMLACEGPFLLDVAIPDNQNVFPMVAPGSAMSDVMGAIDVAVGAVRTDMPNQAPAPAPQKSPCAKIDAQFGGRWENDPEDKGPREGEAPAADVEGEAR